GAAGCTGAACGCTCTCATCGAGAAGTTGGACGAGGAACGCTACGACCTGGAGGCCAAAGTGAAGAAAACAGACAAGGAGGTGAAGAGTTACACCTGATTTTAACACTCTTTTAAcatcaaacactttttacacCTGATTTTAACACTCTTTCGATatcaaacacttttttacacCTGATTTTAACACTCTTTCAacattaaaaaccttttagacctGATTTCAACACTCTTTGAACATTAAAAACTTCTTTTACACCTAATTTAAACAAACACTTTTCTACACCTGATTTTAACACTCTTTCAACATCAAATACTTTTTTAACGCCTGATTTTAACCCTTTTTtaacatcaaacacttttttaaaCCTGATTTCAAAATTCTTTCAACATAAAACACTTTTTTATACCTGATTTTAACAATATTTCAACATTAAAAACTTTTTATACACCTGATTTTAACACTCTTTCAATATCAAACACTTTTTATACCTGATTTTAACACTCTTTCAACATTAAAAACTTATTAGACCTGATTTCAACACTATTTCAacattaaaaacttttttttacaccTGATTTAAACAAACACTTTTCTTACACCTGATTTTAACTCTTCcaacatcaaacacttttttacacCTGATTTTAACAGTCTttcaacattaaaaacatttttacacctGATTTTAACACTCTTTCAATATCAAACCCTTTTTTCCACCTGAGTTTAACACTCTTTCAACATCAAATACTTTTTATACCTGATTTTTTAACACTCTTTCAACATCGAACCCTTTTAACACTTGATTTTAACACTCTTTCGACATTAAACACTTTTTAACACCTGATTTTAACACTCTTTCAACATTAAAACTTTTTACACCTGATTTTAACACTCTTTCAACATCAAACACTTTTGTACACCTGATTTCAACACTtttaaacataaaacattttttacacctGATTTCAACATGCTTTGACTAACAAAAACTTTTTTAGACCTGATTTTAACACTTTTtcaacattaaacatttttttacacctgATTTCAACACGCTTTCACTAACAAAAACTTTTTTACACCTGGTTTTAACACTCTATAAACAAACACTTTTTTACACCTGATTCTAACACTTTTTCACCTTGAAACACTTTTTTACATctgattttaaaattttttcaccTTGAAACACTTTTTTACATCTGATTTTAACACTCTGTCGACATAAAACACTTTTTTACACCTGATTTTAACACTCTTTCAACTTGAAACACTTTTTTACATCTGATTTTAACACTCTTTcaacatcaaacacttttttacaTCTGATTTCAACACGCTTTCACtaacaacaacttttttttacctggCGTTAACACTCTATAAACAAACACTTTTTTACACCTGATTTTAACACTCTTTCAACATCAAACACTTTTTAACACTTGATTTTATCACTCTTTcaacattaaaaaatgtttctaCACGTGATTTCAACACTCTTTcaacattaaaaaatgtttctaCACGTGATTTCAACACTCTTTCaacattaaaaaatttttttacaccTGATTTAAACAAACACTTTTTTTACACCTGATTTCAAGACTCTTTcatcatcaaacacttttttacacCTAATTTTAACAGTCTTTCAACATTAAAAACTTTTTTACACCTGGTTTTAACACTCTGTAAACAAACACCTTTTTACACCTGATTTTAACACTCTTTCAACATCAAACACTTTTGTACACCTGATTTCAACACTTTTCAACATAAAACACTTTTTTACACCTGATTTCAACACGCTTTCACGAACAAAAACTTTTTTACACCTGATTTTAACACTTTTtcaacattaaacatttttttacacctgATTTCAACACGCTTTCACTAACAAAAGCTTTTTTACACCTGGTTTTAACACTCTACAAACAAACACTTTTTTACACCTGATTTTAACACTTTTTCACCTTGAAACACTTTTTTACATCTGATTTTAACACTTTTTCAAcatcaaacactttttacacCTGATTTTAACACTCTTTCACCTTGAAACACTTTTTTACATCTGATTTTAACACTCTTTCGACATAAAACACTTTTTTACACCTGATTTTAACACTCTTTCAACTTGAAACACTTTTTTACATTTGATTTTAACACTCTTTcaacatcaaacacttttttacaTCTGATTTCAACACGCTTTCACTAACAAAAACTTTTTTACACCTGGCTTTAACACTCTATAAACAAACACTTTTTTACACCTGATTTTATCACTCTTTCAACATTAAAAACGTTTCTACACCTGATTTCAACACTCTTTCAAcattaaaaacttttttaaacCTGATTTAAACAAATCCTTTTTTTACACCTGATTTTAACACTCTTTCAATatcaaacacttttttacacCTAATTTTAACACTCTTTTAACATCAAACAGTTTTTTACACCTGATTTTAACACTCTTTCAACATCAAATACTTTTTTAACACCTGATTTTAACACTCTTTCAACatcaaacacttttacacttGATTTCAACACCTTTCAACAAAAAACACTTGTTTACTCCTGATTTCAACACTCTTTCAacattaaaaactttttttacaCCTGATTTAAACAAACACTCTTTTTACACCTGATTTCAACACTATTTcatcatcaaacacttttttacacCTAATTTTAACAGTCTTTCAacattaaaaactttttttacaTCTGATTTTAACACTCTTTCAATATCAATCACTTTTTACACCTGATTTTAACACTCTTTCAACATCAAACACATTTTGTACACCTGATTTCAACACCTTTcaacatcaaacacttttttacacCTGATTTCAACATGCTTTCACTAACAAAAACTTTTTTACACCTGATTTTAACACTCTTTCAACTTGAAACACTTTTTTACATCTGATTTTAACACTCTTTcaacatcaaacacttttttacacCTGATGTCAACACTCTTTCGACATAAAACACTTTTTTACACCTTATTTTAACACTCTTTCAACATAAAACACTTTTTTACACCTGGTTTCAACACGCTTTCACtaacaaaaacgttttacacCTGTTTTTAACACTCTTTAAACAAACACTTTTTTACACCCGATTTCACCACGCTTTCACTAACAAAACTTTTTTACACCTGGTTTCAAGACTCTATAAACAAACAATTTTTTACATCTGATTTTAACACTCTTTCAACATCAAACACTTTTGTACACCTGATTTCAACACTCTTTCACTAACAAAAACTTTTTTACACCTGATTTCAACACCTTTcaacatcaaacacttttttacacCTGATTTCAACACGCTTTCACTAACAAAAACTTTTTTACACCTGATTTTAACACTCTTTCAACTTGAAACACTTTTTTACATCTGATTTTAACACTCTTTcaacatcaaacacttttttacacCTGATTTTAACACTCTTTTCACATTAAACACTTTTTTACACCTGATTTCAACACGCTTTCACTAACAGAAAAGTTTTACACCTGATTTTAACACTCTTTAAACAAACACTTTTTTACACCTGATTTCAACACGCTTTCTCTAACAAAAACTTTTTTACACCTGGTTTTAACACTCTATAAACAAACACTTTTTTACATATGATTTTAACACTCTTTCAACATCAAACACTTTTGTACACCTGATTTCAACACTCTTTTGACATAAAACACTTTTCTACACCTGATTTGAACACTCTTTCAACTTGAAACACTTTTTTACTTCTGATTTTAACACTCTTTctacatcaaacacttttttacaTCTGATTTCAACACGCTTTCACtaacaaaaacgttttacacCTGATTTTAACACTCTTTTAACAAAAACTTTTTTACACCTGGTTTTAACACTTtataaacaaacacattttacacCTGATTTTAACACTCTTTTACCTTGAAACACTTTTTTTAAATCTGATTTTAACACTTTccacatcaaacacttttttacacCTGTCAACACTCTTTCGACATAAAACACTTTTTTACATCTGATTTTAACACTATTTCAACACCAACACTTTTTTTACACCTGATTTCAACACTCCTTCAACAGCAAACACTTTTTTTACATCTGATTTCAACACTCTTTCCCtaacaaaaacgttttacacCTGATTTTAACACTCTTTAAACAAACACTTTTTTACACCTGATTTCAACACACTTTCACtaacaaaaacgttttacacCTGATTTTAACACTCTATAAACAAACACTTTTTTACACCCGATTTTAACACTCTTTCAATTTGAAACACTTTTTTACGTCAGATTTTAAcactttttccacataaaacactttttttcatCTGATTTTAACACTCTTTCAACGTGAAACACTTTTTTACATCTGATTTTAACACTCTTTCAACACCAACACTTTTTTAAACCTGATTTCAACACGCTTTCACtaacaaaaacgttttacaaCTGATTTTAACACTCTTTAAACAAACACTTTTAAAATAttcaattgtgattaatcacattgttAGTTAAATTAAAATTAATGCAGTATTcgcaaaaatatataatttaccgtcattaacagatATACCCCAGACAGACAATTTTAAGTGTTTAAAACCATGAACAGACAATTAATTTtctttaataaaatgttttttaacatgctttttgaaacagctcaacacaaaaagtaTATAAACACGCTTTTAaagacaataataaaaaaaaacgacctGGTTTCTTGTTAGAGTTggtattttgtaggaatacagaaattgtattcctgctttaggagcacttgcatttagaggagaggagctacacttccatgtttaaaTAGCAGTTCCACGcattaaaaatttaaaatgtggattgttacgatcatgCTTTATTTGTCAAAGATGTAAGGTGATATTTTTTTCTACCTAATAAAtatttctgatattctgtactttacgtgttgtacaagttaatggcaTTCATATCTCTGCATGACAATATTTTCACCATCTCTACCTACTTTTTAATAGAATGTCACATTGTTGGTCACAATACACTTTAAAAGACTATACAATACACCTTAATTGCACTTTTAAAAAAACGATCCCCGTCAGAGGAACTTGTAGTTTACACTTTGGAAgtccaacacttttttttttactcctcaGATTGAAGACCTGAAATTCAAGGTCATCGACCTGGCGGGCGTCAAGAAGCCCGCCCTGAAGAAGGTGCGCATGTCCGCAGACGCCATGTTGAAGGCTCTGCTTGGATCCAAACACACCGTCAACATGGAACTCAGAGCCAACCTCAAGCAGGTCAAGAAGGAAGTCAAAGAGGaggtgagaacacacacacaaacacacacacacacaccatacaacACATACAAAACATATGATGTACAACTTACAGCACACGGTAGGAAGGGGACTTTAATGGCCCCATTCATCACagattacctgacacatgaaacatgacgtgTGCACGATGTTGAATATCTGATCATATTATATTttatggcaattccaactttacCCACAGCGTCacttgctatgtagagtggcactttccatcatgtTCAGCCGACTGCATTACAAATTGATTAGctcccccccctccctcccccctCTTCCCCTTACACGAGATCCACCCAGAAATAGGGCCGTGTGAATTCCTTCCCTACGTACATATCATACACAACATACATTGGACACAAACTCCCCCCAATCATGTAGCTTGTCAGCTCGAGTTAGCGAATAACCAACGGTCCTTAAAGAGCGAGGGAGTGTTATTACGGCAGGAACTAATAGAAGCGCTTTATGCAGTCTCCCTTAACGATGTCTGTTGCCGTCGGCTGGAGGAAAATTTGCTTGTTGTCGTCGCCTGTTGCTCACAGACCTGCAGTGCAAAATTGTGTGGGATAATGGTGTGGATTTTGGAGGTCAGCTTGGTGTTTGTTTTGCTATGCACCGAGGACGCATGGGCAGTGCAGCTTGGAGGAAGCTTGCAGTGTGTGCCAGGGAAATAGTGCAGTGGTCTAAGAAGAGCATCCCAAGGTTTCTCGTTgggtggagtttttccttgccagaTCTGGTCTGTGAAGCCCTTTGGGGCACTTTTGTGATTAAGGGCAATATATATaaacttggattgattgattCAGTCAGTGGTTATGAAATCATTTTCACCAAATACCTCCTCACAAAAAAATGACTAATAGTATAACAttaagtagcgtagtaggccaaagtgttcatgaaaaacaaggcagaggttttattcaacTAGTAATTGTAGtatttgtgtgaatgctccaaagcaaagCAAGTTGatatttcccgaccaatattctacaacacaaatacaacgttgaaacaacatgcttttggacaacgtttaatcaatgtcatgttctgacatttatttgaccattgaaatttggtcatttcccaaccactatacatcacaaatacaacattgaaacaacatgctttttgacaacgtttaatcaatgtcacaaacattgagttgaccattgacatttggtaATTACCCAACCACAATACAACACAAttccaacattgaaacaacatgctttttgacattttaatcaatgtcgggttctgatgttgattcaactattgaaatttggtcatttcccaaccaatattctacaacacaaatacaacgttgcaacaacttgctttttgacgacgtttaatcaatgtcaggttgtgacatagatagatggatagatagtactttattgattccttcaggagagttccttcaggaaaattaaaattccagcagcagtgtacagagttgagattaatttaaataaaagtaaaaagtaaataatgggggtttaaatggaaccaaaatagagaaatattacaataagaataaaaactaaaaagcaacaatgggaataaaaatataacagtaaaataagaatataacaagacaaagtaggctgTAGTGGCCATGTTatgaaaaacatttatttgttttttatttatttttagttatacaacacaaaaacaacgttgaaacaacatggtttttgacactcaatcaatgtcgggtttcaacgttgattcaactattgaaatttgatcatttcccaaccaatattccacaacacaaatacaatgttgcaacaacatgcttttcgacgacgtttcttcaatgtcaggttgtgatctTGAAtagaccattgaaatgtggtcttttcgcaatcaatattctacaacacaaatacaacgtttaaacaacttgctttttcacatttaatcaatatcaggttgtgacattgagtTGACTATTGACATTTGATAATTACCCAACCATCATGCAACACAattacattgaaacaacatgctttttgacatttaaccaatgttaggttctgacgttgattcaactattgaaatttggtcatttcccaaccaatattctacaacacaaatacaacattgaaacaacatgctttttgactacttttcttcaatgtcaggttgtgacatttatttgaccattgaaatttggtcattacccaaccactgtacaacacaaatacaacgttgaaacaacatgctttttgacattcaatcaatgtcgggttctgacgttaattcaactattgaaatttggtcatttcccaacatatattctacaacacaaaaacaacgttgaaacaacatgcttttttacgtttaatcaatgtcgggttctgactttgattcgacaattgaaatttggtcatttcccaaccaatattctacatcacaaatacaaaccccgtttccatatgagttgggaaattgtgttggatgtaaatataaacggaatacaatgatttgcaaatcattttcaacccatattcagttgaatgcactacaaagacaagacatttgatgttaaaactcataaactttattttttttttgcaaataataatcaacttagaatttcatggctgcaacacgtgccaaagtagttgggaaagggcatgttcaccactgtgttacatcaccttttcttttaacaacactcaataaacgtttgggaactgaggaaactaattgttgaagctttgaaagtggaattctttcccattcttgttttatgtagagcttcagtcgttcaacagtccggggtctccgctgtcgtattttacgtttcataatgcgccacacattttcgatgggagacaggtctggactgcaggcgggcctagaaagtacccacactctttatttacgaagccacgctgttgtaacacgtgctgaatgtggcttggcattgtcttgctgaaataagcaggggcgtcaatgaaaaagacagcgcttagatggcagcatatgctgttacaaaacctgtatgtacctttcagaattaatggtgccttcacagatatgtaagttacccatgtgttGGAAACTAATGCACCGtcataccaacacagatgctggcttttgaactttgggtcaataacagtctggatggttcgctttccctttggtccggatgacacgatgtcgaatatttccaaaaaacaattttaaatgtggactcgtcagaccacagaacacttttcctctttgcatcagtccatcttagatgatctcgggcccagagaagccggcggcgtttctggatgttgttgataaatggctttcgctttgaatagtagagctttaacttgcacgtacagacgAACtatattcagtgacagtggttttctgaagtgttcctgagcccatgtggtgatatcctttagagattgatgtcggtttttgatacagtgccgtctgagggatcaaacgtcacggtccttcaatgttggtttccggccatgccgcttacgtggagtgatttctccagattctctgaaccttttgatgatattatccccaaatttcttgcaattgcactttgagaaacgttgttcttaaactgtttaactatttgctcacgcagttgtggacaaaggggtgtacctcgccccatcctttcttgtgaaagacagggcattttttgggacgctgtttttatacccaatcatggcacccacctgtttccaattagcctgcacacctgcgggatgttccatataagtgtttgatgaacattcctcaactttatcagtatttattgccacctttcccaacttctttgtcacattttgctggcatcaaagtctaaagttaatgattatttgctcacaaattttttttttatcagtttgaacatcaaatatgttgtctttgtagcatattcaactgaatatgggttgaaaatgatttgtaaatcattgtattctgtttatatttacatctaacacaatttcccaactcatatggaaatgggggttGTACAGCGttgacacaacatgctttttgacaacgtttattcaatgtcaggttctgacattgatttgaccattgaaatatggTCTAATCAACCAACAACGTGCGATAAACATCAatatttcaaagtcagttttaaaggacatgtacgtataatcaatgttgtatcaatgtcttgtgcctgctggtgtACATTAGTCGCTATGATTAGGGGTTAAAAAAATAAGTGGTTAGTGGCAGCACTAGTAGCATTTACAATTTATGGCAATGCAGAAAGGCTCCTTCGCTTTTTCCAAACTAGTTGTTGCTCCAAAGCGTTCACACATACACGACCGTATttaatctagagcaggggtcaccaacctttttgaaaccaagagctacttcttgagtactgattaatgcgaagggctaccagtttgatacacacttaaataaattgccagaaatagccaatttgctcaatttacctttaataaattaatctatgtatataaaaaaatgggtatttctgtctgtcattccgtcgtagattttttttccttttacggaaggttttttgtagagaataaatgatgaaaaaaacacttaattgaaaggtttaaaagaggagaaaacagaaaaaaaattaaactaaattttgaaacatagtttatcttcaatttcgactctttaaaattcaaaattcaaccgaaaaaaatgaagagaaaaactagctaattttaatctttttgaaaaaattcaaaatagaatttatagaacatcattagtcatttttcctgattaagattaatttagaaattttgatgacatgttttaaataggttaaaatccaatctgcactttgttagaatatataacaaattggaccaagctatatttctaacaaagacaaatcattatttcttctagattttccagaacaaaaatttcaaaagaaactCAAACgagtttgaaataagatttaaatttgattctacatattttctagatttgccggaatatttttattttattttaatcataataagtctgaagaaatatttcacaaatataaacAGAAGcattgaagaattaaattaaaatgtatttattattctttacaataataaaaataaaaaaaaatacttgaacattgatttaaaatgtcaggaaagaagaggaaggaatttaaaaggtaaaaaggtatatgtgtttaaaaatcctaaaatcatttttatggttctatttttcctctaaaattgtctttcggaaagttataggaagcaaagtaaaaaaaataaatgcatttatttaaacaagtgaagaccaagtctttaaaatattttcttggattttcaaattctatttgatttttgtctctcttagaattaaaaatgttgaccaGTTttctggtaaataaataaaatgtaaaaaatagcggcagctcactggtaagtgctgctctttgagctatttttagaacaggccaacaggcgacacatctggtccttacgggcgacctggtgcccgcgggcaccgcgttggtgatccctgatctagactatagagcgcaccgctAAATAGgtcacacccactaaattttaggagaaaaaatatttttacatatattagtcgCATATCACATCATTTCTGAAGTATTTTTCTGCAATGTGTGTCCAGACTTTATTTGAGGACAACATGTGTGCTGGAATGAGACAGcacacagtatgtgtgtgttgttgtgcAGCCAGCAGTGACGTGTGTGTTGTTGTGCAGCCAGCAGTgacgtgtgttgttgttgttgttgtgcagccCGCAGAGGCGGTGGGCGACTGGCGCAAGAACATTGAAGACAAAGCTGACAGGAAGAAGATGTTCGAGACTTCCTAAAAGAATTGACTCTTTTCATTGATCTTTTAATTAAATCTTGTTTCACTTTCACCTTTCCTGTGTCCTCACTTCCTGTCCATGGCCTCCACCTTGCTACTCTTCACTTCCTGTCTTCCTCTTGCTTTATCACGATAACGCAATGGTGTTGTGTTTGCCTGCCGACACACAACATTGATCACGAGTACATTGGTTTCAAATGTCACATAGTAAGCGTTTATTGcgtgataaagtgtagtgtctcaTATCTCCAGTAGCAAATTATTGATTACCTGATCAAGTTTAATGTTTCATGTGTCCAAGAGTAAAGCATTACTTGCATGATAAAAGGTAGTGTTTCATATCTCCAATGGCAAATAATTCATTACATGATAAAGTTTGATGTTTCATGTGTCCAAGAGTAAAGCATTAAGTGCATGATAGACTGTAGTGTTTCATATCTCCAATGGCAAATAATTCATTACATGATAAAGTTTGATGTTTCGTGTATCCAAGAGTAAAGCATTAATTGCATAATAGAATGTAGTGTTTCATATCTCCAATGGCAAATAATTCATTACATGATAAAGTTTGATGTTTCGTGTATCCAAGAGTAAAGCATTAATTGCATAATAGAGTGTAGTGTTTCATATCTCCAATGGCAAATAATTCATTACATGATAAAGTTTGATGTTTTGTATATCCAAGAGTAAAGCATTAATTGCATAATAGGGTGTAGTGTTTCATATCTCCAATGGCAAATCATTCATTACATGATAAAGTTGAATGTTTCATTCATCCAATAGTAAAGCATTTATTACATGATAAAGTGTAATGTTTCATATATCAGATTTGTAATGCTATTGTATACCCAACACTAAAGCATATATTACACTATAAAGTGTAACGTTTCAAATAGCATAACAGTACATGATGAAGTGTATTGTTTCAAATAGCAAAACAGTACTTgcatgataaagtgtagtgtttcATATCTCCAATGGCAAATAATTCATCACCTGATAAAGTTTGGTGTTTCACGTCTCCAAGAGTAAAGCATTAAGTGCATGATAGAGTGTAGTGTTTCATATCTCCAATGGCAAATAATTCATTACATGATAAAGTTTAATGTTTCATCTATCCAAGAGTAAAGCATTACTTGCATGATAAAGTGTAATGTTTCTTATCTCCAATGGTAAATTATTAATTACATGACAAATTTGAATGTTTCATTTATCCAACAGTAAATCATTTATTACATGATAAAGTGTAATGTTTCATACATCAGATTTGTAATGCTATTGTATACCCAACACTAAAGCATGTATTACATTATAAGGTGTAATGTTTAAAATAGCATAACAGTACATGATAAAGTGTATTGTTTCAAATAGCAAAACAGTACATGATAAAGTGTAATGTCTCTAACAGTAAAGAattgttaatatttatatttttttatgtttcataCATCCAACTGTAAAACATTTATTACATGATAAAGTGTAATGTTTCACATGTCAGATTGTGAACATTCATTACATGAAAAAGTGTAATGTTGTATATCCAACACTAAAGCATTTATTACATGATAAGGTGTATTCtttcaaatatcaaataataaaacattacatGCTAAGGTGTAATGTTTTCTACAACAGTAAAGCGTTTATTACATGATAGTTTAATGTCTCATACATCCAACAGTAAAGCATTTATTAGACGATAAAGTTTAACGATTCATATATCAGATTTGTAATGCTATTGTATACCCAACACTAAAGCATGTATTACATTATAAAGTGTAATGTTTCAAATAGTAAAACAGTACATGACAAAGTGTATTGTTTCAAATAGCAAAACAGTACATGATAAAGTGTAATGTATCTAACAGTAAAGAATTTTCACAtttttaatgttaatgttttaattttttgtttcattCATCCAActgtaaaatatttattacatgaTAAAGTGTAACGTTTCACATGTCAGATTGTGAACATTCATTACATGATAAAGTGTAATGTTATTGTATATCCAACACTAAAGCATTTATTACATGATAAAGTGTATTCTTTCAAATATCAAATAGTAAAACATCACATGCTAAGGTGTAATGTTTTCTACAACAGAAAAGCATTTATTAGACGATAAAGTTTAACAATTCCTATATCTGACAGCAAATAATTTATTACATGATAAAGTGTAATGTTTCCTATAGCCGACAGTAAAGCATTTATTAGATGATAAAGTGTACCGTGTTGCATACAGTTTATCAGTGAACATTTATTACTTGATAAAGTGTAATGTTATTGTACATCCAACACTAAAGCATTTATTACATAATAAAGTGTAATCTTTCAAATATCAAATAGCAAAACATGACATGCTAAGGTGTATTGTTTTCTATAACAGTAAAGCATTCATTAAATTATCAAGTTTGATGTTTCATATATCCGACAGTAA
The sequence above is drawn from the Nerophis ophidion isolate RoL-2023_Sa linkage group LG03, RoL_Noph_v1.0, whole genome shotgun sequence genome and encodes:
- the LOC133549200 gene encoding troponin I, fast skeletal muscle-like, which produces MSEKKMSASRRHHLKSVILHIAFTWLEQEKAELAVTKQNHMSEHCSRPSQSGDQATLMDTCKKLNALIEKLDEERYDLEAKVKKTDKEIEDLKFKVIDLAGVKKPALKKVRMSADAMLKALLGSKHTVNMELRANLKQVKKEVKEEPAEAVGDWRKNIEDKADRKKMFETS